Proteins from a genomic interval of Tenacibaculum sp. SZ-18:
- a CDS encoding acyl-CoA dehydrogenase, with product MDFNLTEEHLMIRDAARDFAQNELLPGVIERDEKQEFPDELVRKMGELGFMGIMVDPKYGGSGMDTISYVLIMEELSKIDASASVMVSVNNSLVCYGIEAYGTEEQKQKYLTKLATGESIGAFCLSEPEAGSDATSQATTAEDKGDYYLLNGTKNWITNGGRSDVYLVIAQTDRAKGHRGINAFIVEKGMEGFHIGPKEDKLGIRGSDTHTLQFNDVKVPKENRIGEDGFGFKFAMKTLSGGRIGIAAQALGIASGAYELALKYSKERKAFGTEICNHQAIAFKLADMYTDITAARHLVMQSACDKDAGNNYDRSGAMAKLYASKVAMEHTVEAVQIHGGNGFVKEYHVERLMRDAKITQIYEGTSEIQKIVISRSLIKE from the coding sequence ATGGATTTTAATCTTACAGAAGAGCATTTAATGATACGTGATGCAGCTCGCGACTTTGCACAAAATGAATTACTACCAGGTGTTATTGAAAGAGATGAAAAACAAGAATTTCCAGACGAATTAGTTCGTAAAATGGGAGAACTTGGATTTATGGGTATAATGGTAGATCCAAAATATGGAGGAAGCGGAATGGATACTATTTCTTACGTATTAATTATGGAAGAGCTTTCTAAAATAGACGCTTCTGCTTCTGTAATGGTATCTGTAAACAACTCTTTAGTATGTTACGGTATAGAAGCATATGGAACTGAAGAACAAAAACAAAAATATTTAACAAAGTTAGCTACTGGTGAATCTATTGGTGCCTTTTGTTTAAGTGAACCAGAAGCTGGATCTGATGCAACATCACAAGCAACTACGGCTGAAGATAAAGGAGATTACTATTTATTAAACGGAACTAAAAACTGGATTACAAATGGAGGACGCTCTGATGTATACTTAGTAATTGCTCAAACAGATAGAGCAAAAGGACACAGAGGAATTAACGCTTTTATCGTTGAAAAAGGTATGGAAGGATTCCATATTGGCCCTAAAGAAGATAAGTTAGGAATTCGTGGTTCTGACACACATACTTTACAGTTTAATGATGTAAAAGTTCCTAAAGAAAATAGAATTGGTGAAGATGGATTTGGATTTAAATTCGCAATGAAAACTTTATCAGGGGGACGTATTGGTATTGCTGCTCAAGCACTCGGTATTGCCTCAGGAGCATACGAATTAGCATTAAAATATTCTAAAGAGCGTAAAGCTTTTGGAACGGAGATTTGCAATCATCAAGCAATCGCGTTTAAATTAGCAGATATGTATACTGATATTACAGCTGCTCGTCATTTAGTAATGCAATCTGCTTGTGATAAAGACGCTGGTAACAATTACGATCGTTCGGGAGCTATGGCAAAATTATATGCTTCTAAAGTAGCCATGGAACACACTGTTGAAGCTGTACAAATTCACGGTGGAAATGGTTTCGTTAAAGAATACCACGTTGAGCGTTTAATGCGTGATGCAAAAATTACTCAGATTTATGAGGGAACTTCTGAAATTCAAAAAATTGTAATTTCCAGAAGTTTAATTAAAGAATAG
- a CDS encoding anhydro-N-acetylmuramic acid kinase, translating into MQNQYKYVIGLMSGTSLDGLDLVYVKFNQKNYKDFQILQSSTKSYSVYWKETLQHAIYKSKEDLDRIDIEYGHLLGEMTNEFINKHNISVVDFIASHGHTVFHQPDKGITFQIGDGQKIADVTSCKVICDFRTQDVQLKGQGAPLVPIGDELLFSDYDICLNLGGFANVSFKRDNKRIAFDICPVNIVMNHYTKKIGLEYDKGGKIAARGKINEELLKELNSLAYYKKNPPKSLGLEWVQQIVFPTINKLETDIPSILRTFIAHAAEQIGKVFDKSEKVLATGGGAYNSFLIMEIERFYNKRIKMADADIIEFKEALIFAFLGLLKENNEINCLSSVTGAVKDHSSGEVFLPQSIKSVQNE; encoded by the coding sequence ATGCAGAATCAGTATAAATATGTGATCGGATTAATGTCTGGAACTTCGCTTGATGGATTAGATTTAGTTTACGTGAAATTTAATCAAAAAAACTACAAAGATTTTCAAATTCTTCAGAGTTCAACAAAATCATATTCAGTTTATTGGAAGGAAACATTACAACATGCAATTTATAAGTCAAAAGAGGATTTAGATCGGATAGATATTGAATATGGTCATCTTCTAGGAGAAATGACAAATGAGTTCATTAATAAACATAATATTAGTGTTGTTGATTTTATTGCTTCACATGGACATACAGTTTTTCATCAACCAGATAAAGGAATCACATTTCAAATAGGAGATGGACAAAAAATAGCTGATGTTACAAGTTGTAAAGTAATCTGTGATTTTAGAACTCAAGACGTTCAATTAAAAGGACAAGGAGCTCCTTTAGTGCCAATTGGTGACGAGCTGTTATTTTCAGATTATGATATTTGTTTAAATCTAGGGGGTTTTGCAAATGTTTCTTTTAAACGAGATAATAAAAGAATCGCTTTTGATATTTGCCCTGTAAACATTGTGATGAATCACTACACCAAGAAAATTGGTTTAGAGTATGATAAAGGAGGAAAAATAGCTGCTAGAGGAAAAATTAATGAGGAATTATTAAAGGAATTAAATTCCTTAGCGTATTATAAAAAAAATCCTCCTAAGTCTTTAGGTTTAGAATGGGTTCAACAAATTGTATTCCCTACAATAAACAAATTGGAAACAGATATTCCTTCAATTTTAAGAACATTTATCGCACATGCTGCGGAACAAATTGGTAAGGTTTTTGATAAGTCAGAAAAGGTTTTAGCGACAGGTGGAGGAGCTTATAATAGTTTTTTGATAATGGAAATTGAACGATTTTATAATAAGAGAATTAAAATGGCTGATGCAGATATTATTGAGTTTAAAGAAGCTTTAATATTCGCATTTTTGGGTTTACTGAAGGAGAACAATGAAATTAATTGCTTGAGTTCGGTTACTGGAGCTGTAAAAGATCATTCCTCAGGTGAAGTTTTCTTGCCACAAAGCATAAAAAGTGTTCAGAATGAATAG